One Anabas testudineus chromosome 15, fAnaTes1.2, whole genome shotgun sequence genomic window carries:
- the hmx2 gene encoding homeobox protein HMX2, which yields MSSAEDSGSKCSSGPISSFTIQSILGTPSDAPRSGTKDLSKVPPPPRRRSLSVSSEEECSGGEDSADCFCSDTGHSEPCTQHQAHNFSCLGPAKGLLSGTDGLARRPHLPQPLLQDYKEEQERPCHQMSPLSEERQSDGADKQGNSAKKKTRTVFSRSQVYQLESTFDMKRYLSSSERACLASSLQLTETQVKTWFQNRRNKWKRQLSAELEAANMAHASAQTLVGMPLVFRDNSLLRVPVPRSIAFPTPLYYPGSNLPALPLYNLYNKIEY from the exons ATGAGTAGCGCAGAAGACAGCGGGAGCAAGTGCTCGTCGGGCCCGATTTCCAGCTTCACCATCCAGTCGATTTTAGGCACGCCGTCCGATGCGCCGCGCTCCGGGACCAAGGATCTCTCCAAGGTGCCGCCGCCGCCGCGGAGGCGCTCGCTGTCGGTGTCCTCCGAGGAGGAGTGCAGCGGCGGGGAGGACTCAGCAGACTGCTTCTGCTCCGACACGGGTCACAGCGAGCCATGCACCCAGCACCAAGCCCATAACTTCTCATGTTTAG GTCCCGCAAAAGGACTTCTGTCTGGCACTGACGGGCTCGCACGGCGGCCGCACCTGCCGCAGCCTCTGCTGCAGGACTataaggaggagcaggagagacCGTGCCATCAGATGTCACCTCTGTCGGAGGAGAGACAGTCGGACGGGGCGGACAAGCAGGGCAACTCGGCCAAGAAGAAGACGCGCACGGTTTTCTCCCGGAGTCAGGTGTACCAGCTGGAGTCCACCTTCGACATGAAGCGCTACCTGAGCAGCTCGGAGCGGGCCTGCTTAGCGTCCAGCCTGCAGCTGACGGAGACTCAGGTCAAGACGTGGTTTCAGAACAGGAGGAACAAATGGAAACGGCAGCTCTCAGCGGAACTGGAGGCGGCCAACATGGCCCACGCCTCCGCACAGACACTAGTGGGGATGCCGCTGGTTTTCAGAGATAACTCCTTACTGCGAGTTCCAGTTCCCCGGTCTATCGCCTTTCCGACGCCCCTGTATTACCCTGGGAGCAACCTGCCAGCGTTACCTTTATACAACCTGTATAACAAGATTGAGTATTGA